CTGGTTCTCCCCAATGAGGTGAGCGTTACGATCCAGGCCGAAGGACACGCACGGGCCGTGTAACGACCGGTTGAGGTGGCGGCCTGAGCTCAGCCGGATCGGGCGTTCGAGAGTTCCCTCGAAAAGCCGCCTAGGTAAGTAGGCACCCTGATCCCGGTTTTACTCCCGGTTCCACTCCCGATTTTGGTCCCTATCCACAGTCTGCCTCAATCGCCATCGGTCACAACGAACATTGCGAAACCCCTTGTTTTTACGGCTCCGGCGTAGTACCCCCTCGCCGTTGATCGCTCTCGGTCGTAGAGGCTTCGGGCTCGCTGCAAAACTGCGATGCGGCGGTTCGAACCCGCCCGGCGCCTCCACCAAGTCCCGCAAGTGGCTCAAGGACTTCTGAAGATTCCGGCTCGGACGGCTTGAGCGGGCTCACCGCGTGACTCCCGGTTCCAACCTCAATTTTTGCCGCAATTGCCCCCAAGCTGGCCTTGTTCACGGCGACCAGCTCAACGCCTTGGTTCGGTAGGTGCTCTCGCATTCTCGCCGGCGGACACGCGGGCGCATCCTGGGGGGAGCCGGGGGGGGCGAAGACTCCCCCCCTCGCGAGTTTCGTCCAGGGCGACGCATTGCTTTTGGGGAAAAACGGAGCTAGCCTAAAATATTCCTATAGCACGTGTTTCACAAGGGAGGCGTGCCATGTATCTTCCGCGCACGTGGGTCTTGGTCAGCTTGCTCCTTCTGGCTGGTCTGAGTCCGATGGCGAGCCAGGCCGGAGTGCCATCACTCCAGCAGCCCGACGCCTACGCGGTGGTCATCGGGATCAGTCAGTATCGCGAGGAGGTCATCCCGAAAGTGGCCTATGGCGTCAAGGATGCCGAAGCGGTGGCGAAGCTCCTGGAGACCCAAGCCGGGATCCCGAAATCCCATATCCGGGTCATGACCGAGGCCAAGGCGACAGGCAACGATCTCCGGACCGTGGGGGAGTGGCTGCGGATGCGGGTCAAGCCGGAGTCCACAGTCTATGTGTACTATGCCGGGCACGGGACGCCCGATCCGAAGACTGGGGACGCCTACCTCGTGTCCTGGGACGGGCACCCGGACTACCCTTCGGGGCTGTATCCCTTGAAAGCCCTGTATGAGTGAACAAGCTGTCGGCCAAGCACGTGATCGTCATGCTGGATTCCTGCTTCTCCGGCGCCGTCGGCCGCTCGGTGCTGGCCAAGGGCGCCCGCCCGATGGTGCTCTCTCTGGAGAACCCCCTCCTGGCGGCGGGCAAGGTGGTGGTGCTCGCGGCATCCACCGGCACCCAGATCAGCTCGGACTATGACAAGGCCGGGCACGGCCTCTTCACCTATGCGTTGCTCACGGGGCTGCACGGGGAGGCCGACCAGGACAAGGACGGACTCGTCACGCTGAAGGAGCTCTACCCCTATGTCCGGAAGCAGGTGGCGGAGACCGCCGTGGAGGAGCTGAACCGGGAGCAGACGCCGGTGCTGTTGCCGGGAGAAGCTGATCTGGGAAAAAGAATCGCTGTGCCGCTGGCGGCTGTGGCGCCGGCTGGATCGGCCGCATCGAGGGCGAGCGCGGCGCTGAGCCGAGCCGAAGCGGAATTGAAAGCGTTAGAAGAACAGGAGCGGCGAGTTGATGAGCAGGTCAAGCAGGCCGCGTTGCAGCGCCAAATTGAGAAGAAAAAGCAACAGATCGAGGAGAAGAAAAAGGCGCTCGAAGTGGCAAGCCTGCCATCCCACAGCACGCCCAAGCAGGCCGCGCAGGAGATCACGGGGAAAGACGGGGCGCCGATGGTGCTGGTGCCGGCGGGGGAGTTCATCATGGGCAGCAACGACTTCACTGATGAGGAACCCGTCCACCGCGTCTCGCTGGACGACTACTACATTGACAAGTACGAAGTGACGACCACCCGCTATGCGGCCTTTCTGCAAGCCACGAGTCGGGCGACGCCGGCCCGCTGGAACGAAGTCAGCCTGGTCAGCGACGGGGAGCGGCCCGTGATCGGCGTGGACTGGCACGACGCCGACGCCTATTGTCGGTATTATGGGAAACGGTTGCCGACCGAGGCGGAATGGGAGAAGGCCGCGCGGGGAACGGATGGACGGACATATCCCTGGGGCAATGACGCGCCTACGAGCCGGCATGCCAATTTCGGCAAGTGTTGTGAGTGGAAGGGGTACGCCACGTTGACCGCGGTGACGGAGCATGACGCCGGCAAAAGCCCCTACGGCGCCTACGACATGGCGGGCAATGTCTGGGAATGGACGGCGGACTGGTATGACAGGACCTATTACCGGAGCAGTCCAGACCGGAATCCGACCGGCCCTTCGAGCGGCTCATCCAAGGTGCTCCGGGGCGGCTCCTGGCTCAATTACGCGTTCAACGTGCGGACAGCGTACCGGAGCAGCGGCCGCCCGACGCTCCGGGACGACCTCGTCGGGTTCCGGTGTGCGAAGACTCCCTGAGCCCTTGGACGCTTGAACCCTTGAGCCCTTGGTCTTCGATTTTGAAAATACCGCCCCTTCGTAAGGGGAGGCCAGGTGGGGTCGAACTCATGCCCTCCGCGAAACGAGGGCGCCGGACTTCCTGCCCCTGAAGCGCCGACTCCGAAGAGCGCACCGACCTGATCCCTTCGACAAGCTCAGGACGGGCCCGGACCGGCCACCCCCTCCCATCCCTCCCCTTGATAAGGGGAGGATAGGTGGGGTAGGGGCCAGGTGCTGGCCCGGGACCGGGGCCTGCACGCGGCTGACGAGCCTCTGGGAAGGTGCCGGATGAGCCGATGGTCCGCCTGATGACGAAGTTTCTACGGGTATCTCTGGCGAAGCCCGAGTGATGGCGGGCCGCTGGGGAAAGCGGCGGCGCTGCGGCAGGCCCAACTGGATGTGATGAAAGAGAACCGGGCGAAGTACGGTGGCGACAGCCGGCCGAACGACTGGGGCGCCTGGGTGCTGTCGGGCGACTGGCGGTAACAGCAGGAACGCTGAGTGATGAATGCGGAATGATGAACGTAAGGCTTTGCGAATCGTTGTGCATTCATCGTGTCGTTAGGCCGGCCCGGTTCGACGAGGCTCACCGCAGGCAGTTCGACGAGCTCACTACAGGCGGGACCGGGGCGCCGGCTCTGGAGGTGCGCAGGGCTGCCCCGTCAGCCAACGAGGAAGCGCCCTTGACAGACCCTCCTGGATCGGATAACCTATCCTACCAACTATCCTACCCATAAACAGGTTGAAGCTGTGAAGGAAAAACTCTCCGTGACGGTGGACCGACCGCTGGTGCGCTTCCTGGATTCGCTTCCCGGCCAATCACGCTCCGAAAAGTTAGAGCGGGTGCTCCGGCGTTTTCAGGAAGCGTCCGAGGACCTCGCCCTGCGGCGGGCTCTGGCCAAGCACAAGGAGCCCGAGGATGAACAACGTGCCCACGCGGCCCTGCGGGACCTGATGGAGGAGGCGATGTGGAGGGAGGAATAAAGCGTGGCGAGATCTGGACCGTTGTCCCGCCAAGGCACCCCAAACCACGTCCGGTTCTGGTCGTCAGCATCAACGCCGTGAATGAATCTGCCTGGCCGGATGTCCTGGTCATTCCGCTCACCTCTGTCCCGAGTCCGCTCCGCGTGCCCCTTCCAGAAGAACCAGAGCAGACTGGTCTGCGCACCGCCAGCTATGCCAAGTGCGAGTCGGTCGGGCCGCTGGAGAAGTCCCGTCTCAAAAAGCGGATCGGGACGCTTCCTCCCGAGGCCTGGGCCTCGATTGAGGAAGGAATCCGGCGGGTCCTTGGTCTCCGAGCTTGACGTCCATTCTCTGCTGTGCCAATGATACCCGCCCACGGTCAGAATCCGCATCTGGGGCGCCCATTGCTCTTTTTCAATGCAATGGGCCGTGGGAAGGCCCGGAGTGTGTCATGCGGGCGTCCAGACCGATCCCCGGCTCATCCCGCTGTTGAGGCGGGAAGCCGAAGAGCGCACCACCCTGATCCCTTCGACAAGCTCAGGACGGGCCCCGACCGGCCCGTGCCCCGACCAGTGGGCCAGTCGCCGGCCCGGGACCGGGGCGCCCTGTCGCAATTTCTTCGTCGCCGTTCACGCCGGCGGAACGCGGGCGCGTGCAAGAAAATTGAAGATTCCCTTTATTTGACGATGAGCGGTTCGCGGTGATAGCATCACGGCTTTGAAGCGGCGACGATGCGGCGGGCTAGCCCGCCGATTCGATACAAAGAAGGAGAGAGGAATGGCCGTTCCGCTTTCCCAGATGTATACCGTCACCAAGTACGTCCTGACCCAGAAGGTGAGGGGGGTCCAACGGTATCCGCTCGTGCTGATGCTGGAGCCGCTGTTTCGCTGCAATCTGGCTTGCGCCGGTTGCGGCAAGATCCAGTATCCGGACCACGTCCTCGACAAGCGGCTGACGCCGGAACAGTGCTGGGCCGCGGCCGACGAGTGCGGGGCGCCGATCGTGAGCATCCCGGGCGGCGAGCCCCTCATCCACCCGGAGATGCCTGCAATCGTGCGGGGACTGGTGGAGCGGAAGAAGTACGTCTATCTCTGCACCAACGCCCTGCTGCTCGAGCGGAAGCTCGGTGACTACGCTCCGTCGAACTACCTGACGTTCAGCGTCCACATGGACGGGCTGCGGGACGAGCACGACCTGGCGGTCTGCCGGGACGGCGTCTACGACGTGGCGGTGCGGGCCATTCGCGCGGCGCTCGCGCGCGGGTTCCGGGTCACGACCAACACCACGCTCTTCGACGACGCGAATCCCGAGCGCGTGCGCGCCTTCTTCGACGAGATGATGGCGCTCGGCGTCGAAGGCATGATGATCTCGCCGGGGTACAGCTACCAGAAGGCGCCGGATCAAAGGAACTTCCTGAAACGGCACCGGACCCGCGAATTGTTCGCGCGCATCCTGGGCGGCCGCAAGCGGTCCTGGCGCTTCAACCAGTCTCCTCTCTTTCTGGAGTTCCTCATGGGGAAGCGGGATTATCAGTGCACGCCATGGGGAAATCCCACCTACAACGTCTTCGGCTGGCAACGTCCCTGTTATCTGCTGCAGGAAGGCTACGCCAAGACCTTCCGGGAGCTGATGGAGGAGACCGATTGGAGCCGGTACGGAACCGGGCGGAACGAGAAGTGCGCCGACTGCATGGTGCACTGCGGCTACGAGGCCTCCGCCGTCGAAGAGACGTTCGGGTCCTGGTCCGGATTCGGGCGTACCGTCGTCACCACGCTCATGCCCAACGCCCGCTAACTCCTGTCGGCGTGTCTCGTGGCTCGTCGTTCGTCGCTGGCGAGGTACGCTTCACGAGCAACGAGAGAGGACGGCCCATGACCGATGCCAAGTACCACACGCCGGAAGCCGGATCGCTGCAGGGGCGCCTGTTCCGTCCTGCGACCCAGCAGGAGCTTGCCGAAGCCATCGAGCTGGCCTTCGATTATCGGGGCGACGTCACGTTGGAGCTGGAGTCCGGCGAGACCGTCGAGGGCTACATTTTTAACCGCGTGCCCACCGGCGCCAGGCCGGTGCTCCACCTCTTTCCGAAGGGCCAGGACGAAGAGAGGGTGATCGCCTACGCCGACGTCCGCACGATCGCCTTCACCGGCGAGGACACCGCTTCGGGCAAGTCCTGGGAAGCCTGGATCGCCAAAAAGGAATCCCAGCGCAAAGCCGAAGCGGAGCGGGCCGCCGCGGAGGCCCGGGCCCGCGGTCACCTGTGAACGACGGATTCCGGCCGGTTTCGGCATCGTTTCTCCCAACTGAGTTCGTGCGGAGTTTCGCTCGGCCAGGGGCCGCCCATCCCTCCGTACCCCTTCTCGCAGCAGGCGAAATCGTTTATTGACAAAGGGGAAAGCCTATGCTAAAAACTTCGCGCCCAAAATCGGGCGTGCCGTGTTTTTCTGAGGGTTTCCAAGGGTTGCCGCGATTGCGAACGCGGCAACCAACGGCTGCGGCGGCACGGTCGCCGAGACACATGGGGCAGGGGCCACGAAGCAGGAGGTTCTGGCAGGCCGGCTCGGCGTCGTCGGCTGTCAGGGCTCTCGCGATCGTGGCGATTACCTATGCGCCTGGCGTCGTGTCGGCCACGCACGAGGTGGATCACCGGTTCACGGTCGAAGGGTTCGTCTGCGGGAGCGACGGGAAGCCCGTGGCCGAGACCCAGGTGATCGTGAAGGATACGCGGGCTTCCGTGGGCGTCAGCGTCTACACGGACAGCCGAGGGTATTACAAGGCGACGCTGCATCTGCACAACGACAACCGGGGGGATCCGATCCTGGTCTCGGCGCTCCAGCAGGAGCAGCGGGTGACCGCGCAGTTCGACCCCAAGGATGTCGAGACGGAGCGGCTGGTCAAGGTCACCATCGGGTCCGGCTGCGAGACGGCGGGGGAGGAATCGTCGCCCTGGGTCTACTACGGAGCGGGAATCGGAATCGCGGCGGTGGCGGCGCTTGCCGGCGCCAGATTCTTCAGGAAGCGCCAACGGTCGCAGGGGCAGGGAAAGAGGCAGCGGAAATAGCCGAGACGAAGCAAGGCGAAGAGGCCGGTCGCCTCACGAGATGTTCTAGGAGTCGGCGGCGCCGCACGGGCTGCCGGCAACCCTCAGGGCGGGTTGAGCGGGATGGCGCTTTTGCCTCAGGCCCGGCGGCCTGGACGAAAGCGTCTTTAATTTTGAGAGCCGGGCGCAGGGGCTTCTCGATCGAAAGGACGGTTCGGCGGGGAACCTCGAAGAAAGGAATGGGTGGGCACGTATGAAACGTATGGCATGGACGAGGACGATTTTCTTGGCAGGGATGGCGGGCATCGGCTTGTCGGTCGCGGGCTGCGGTGAGGAGGGCGAAGGGCCGATCGTGGCTCCGCCGCCGCCGCCGCCCGAGTATGCGGACAAGCACATGCCGGCCGGCTGGTGGGCCGACGAGAAGATCGCGGAAGAGGGGCGTCAACTGTTCATCGGGGCCAAGAACCCGGACGTCAACTGCGCGAGCTGCCACGGGAAGGACGGGAAGCCGGTCAAGGCGGGCGCCCGCGACTTCCGCGTGACCGACCGGATGAAGCTCTATTCGGACTCGGTCTGGTTCTGGCGCATCTCCGAAGGCGTGCCCAACACCAAGATGAAGGCTTGGAAGAGCAAGCTCTCTGAAGAGGACCGCTGGAAGCTGGTCGCGTTCGAGCATAACTTCGGGCTGAAGGGGAAGGAGTGGGACGTCGCGAAGAAGGACTGGGTGCCGGTCGGCTCCGCCTCGGCGGCGGCTCCGGCAGCAGCTCCGGCCGAGGGCGCGAAGGACGGTGCGGCGCCTGCGGCGGCTCCGACCGGGGGCGCGCCGGCGGCCGGCGGGAAGTAAGCGTTCCGGATTCTGGAGGAGGGGCGGCGAGACACCATGAAAATGTGGCAGCGTAGTCTCCTCATTCTGTTTGGCTTGGCGGCCCTGTTCGGAACGGCGGCCTACGCCCAGGTTCCGAACCCGCCTGCTGCCGAGTTTCCCTACACCGGCAACAGGACGGCCGTGTGGATCGTCGCCCAACTCCACATCCTGTTCGCGGGGTTCATCCTCGGGGCCCCGATTTTCGTGGTCATTTCGGAGTGGCTGGGGTACCGCAAGCAGGACCCGCGCTACGACCGGCTGGCCAAGGAAGTCATCAAGGTCACGGTCATCCTCTACAGCATGACGGCGCTGACCGGCGGCCTGTTCATCTTCGTCCTCCTGGCGACCTACGCCCAGTTCACCACTTGGCTGATCAACCACTTCTTCCTGATCTTCGCGGTCATCTATCCGCTCCTGTTCATCGGCGAGACGATCGTCCTCTACATGTACTTCTACACCTGGGATTCCTGGAAGGGGGACAAGAAGGCGCGGCACATCGCGCTCGGCGTGCTGCTGAACCTGATCGGCACCGTGACGCTGTTCGTGATCGACGGGCCGACGGCGTTCATGAACACGCCGGCCAAGGCGGCGGAAGGCCTGTCCCTGGTCGAGTACATCCAGACCGCCTCCCTCTGGGACAAGGTGTACAACTACAGTTGGATGCCGATGAACCTGCACCGGCTGGTCGGGAACGTGACGTTCGGCGGGTTCATCACCGGCCTGATCGCCGCCTACATGTATATGGGGGCCAAGAACGACAACGAGCGGTCCTACTACGACTGGATGGGGTTCGTCGGCAACCTCATCGGGGTCGGGGCGCTGCTCTTCCTGCCGTTCATGGGCTACCTGCTGGCCTACGAGCTGTGCGACTACGACGCGTCCATCTGCCCGTACATGATGGCCGACCAGCTCTCGATGTTCTTCGAGATGCAGGGCGCGATGGTGGGGCTGATCTTCCTGGCCAGCAACTATTACATCTGGCTGAGCATGAAGCGGATCGAAGGGGTCGAACGCGTCAGGATGTCCGTGCTGACCGTGCTGGTGATGCTCGCGCTGCCCGGAGTCATGACGTACGCCTGGACGATCTTCCCGGCTCCCGATCCGAGGTCCCTCGCGGTGCTGGTGCCCCTGGTGCTGGCGCCGGCCATCCTGGGCAAGATCGTCCCGCCCCTCGGCCGGCTGGCGGTTTCGTCCCGCGCCGTCATCAAGGTCGGCTTCCTGATGGTGGTGGTCGGCAACGCGATCTGGATGACTCCGCACGGGTTCGTGGCCACCCAGGCCCTGGCGACGGAGCACCTGGAGCTGCCGTCGGACTGGGGTTTCCTGGCGCTCATGCCGGCCAAGAACGCCGCGGCGTTCACGCTGGTGTTCGTGACGGTCGTCAACTACGTCCTCTACAACCGCGCGATCCGGCAGGGCACGATCGTCTGGGGGAAGATTGATTTCGCGTCCCAGTTCGTCCTGATCTTCCTGGCCTTCAGCGCGATCTGGACGATGGGCCTGATGGGGGCGGTGCGCTCGCTCGTCAAGAAGTATTTCCATACGTACAACCTGGTGCCGGACTTCACCGCGGAGTCCTTCACGCCGACGCTGACCTATTCGGCCTGGTGGGTGACCGGGATCACGCTGGCGTTCTACTTGATCGTGAGCTTCGCGATCATCCTGACCCTGCGCGTCTCCGAAGCCAAAGCCCACGCGCACGAAGCCAAGCCGGTGCCGGCGGGCGCGGAATAAATGCAGCGATAAACGCGAAACGATGAACGACGAATGAAAATCGGCTCTGCATTCTCAATGTTCTTCGGCATTTAGCATTCAGCGTTCATCATTGAGGTTTGTATATGGCTGACCAGCCGAGTCTCATCGCGGGCATCATCAAGAAAGGCATCGCCGGGGTCGTGATCGGCGGGGTCCTGGTCGGGGCCGCCAAGGCCCTGGCGTTTCCGCCCGTCTTCCAGGTCATGTTCTTCATCTACGCCATGCTGGGCGCGGCGGTCTTCATCCTCCTCGACGCGCCCACCGTCAAGCCGATGGGCGGCGCCAAAGCGATCGCCGCGCTCCTGGTGTTCTATCTCGTGATCTCCGGCGTTTATATCGGCGGAGCCTCGCTCCTGC
This sequence is a window from Nitrospirota bacterium. Protein-coding genes within it:
- a CDS encoding caspase family protein, producing MYLPRTWVLVSLLLLAGLSPMASQAGVPSLQQPDAYAVVIGISQYREEVIPKVAYGVKDAEAVAKLLETQAGIPKSHIRVMTEAKATGNDLRTVGEWLRMRVKPESTVYVYYAGHGTPDPKTGDAYLVSWDGHPDYPSGLYPLKALYE
- a CDS encoding SUMF1/EgtB/PvdO family nonheme iron enzyme — translated: MNKLSAKHVIVMLDSCFSGAVGRSVLAKGARPMVLSLENPLLAAGKVVVLAASTGTQISSDYDKAGHGLFTYALLTGLHGEADQDKDGLVTLKELYPYVRKQVAETAVEELNREQTPVLLPGEADLGKRIAVPLAAVAPAGSAASRASAALSRAEAELKALEEQERRVDEQVKQAALQRQIEKKKQQIEEKKKALEVASLPSHSTPKQAAQEITGKDGAPMVLVPAGEFIMGSNDFTDEEPVHRVSLDDYYIDKYEVTTTRYAAFLQATSRATPARWNEVSLVSDGERPVIGVDWHDADAYCRYYGKRLPTEAEWEKAARGTDGRTYPWGNDAPTSRHANFGKCCEWKGYATLTAVTEHDAGKSPYGAYDMAGNVWEWTADWYDRTYYRSSPDRNPTGPSSGSSKVLRGGSWLNYAFNVRTAYRSSGRPTLRDDLVGFRCAKTP
- a CDS encoding type II toxin-antitoxin system PemK/MazF family toxin — translated: MEGGIKRGEIWTVVPPRHPKPRPVLVVSINAVNESAWPDVLVIPLTSVPSPLRVPLPEEPEQTGLRTASYAKCESVGPLEKSRLKKRIGTLPPEAWASIEEGIRRVLGLRA
- the hpnH gene encoding adenosyl-hopene transferase HpnH, giving the protein MAVPLSQMYTVTKYVLTQKVRGVQRYPLVLMLEPLFRCNLACAGCGKIQYPDHVLDKRLTPEQCWAAADECGAPIVSIPGGEPLIHPEMPAIVRGLVERKKYVYLCTNALLLERKLGDYAPSNYLTFSVHMDGLRDEHDLAVCRDGVYDVAVRAIRAALARGFRVTTNTTLFDDANPERVRAFFDEMMALGVEGMMISPGYSYQKAPDQRNFLKRHRTRELFARILGGRKRSWRFNQSPLFLEFLMGKRDYQCTPWGNPTYNVFGWQRPCYLLQEGYAKTFRELMEETDWSRYGTGRNEKCADCMVHCGYEASAVEETFGSWSGFGRTVVTTLMPNAR
- a CDS encoding carboxypeptidase-like regulatory domain-containing protein; this encodes MAITYAPGVVSATHEVDHRFTVEGFVCGSDGKPVAETQVIVKDTRASVGVSVYTDSRGYYKATLHLHNDNRGDPILVSALQQEQRVTAQFDPKDVETERLVKVTIGSGCETAGEESSPWVYYGAGIGIAAVAALAGARFFRKRQRSQGQGKRQRK
- a CDS encoding cytochrome c, giving the protein MKRMAWTRTIFLAGMAGIGLSVAGCGEEGEGPIVAPPPPPPEYADKHMPAGWWADEKIAEEGRQLFIGAKNPDVNCASCHGKDGKPVKAGARDFRVTDRMKLYSDSVWFWRISEGVPNTKMKAWKSKLSEEDRWKLVAFEHNFGLKGKEWDVAKKDWVPVGSASAAAPAAAPAEGAKDGAAPAAAPTGGAPAAGGK
- a CDS encoding cytochrome ubiquinol oxidase subunit I, which translates into the protein MKMWQRSLLILFGLAALFGTAAYAQVPNPPAAEFPYTGNRTAVWIVAQLHILFAGFILGAPIFVVISEWLGYRKQDPRYDRLAKEVIKVTVILYSMTALTGGLFIFVLLATYAQFTTWLINHFFLIFAVIYPLLFIGETIVLYMYFYTWDSWKGDKKARHIALGVLLNLIGTVTLFVIDGPTAFMNTPAKAAEGLSLVEYIQTASLWDKVYNYSWMPMNLHRLVGNVTFGGFITGLIAAYMYMGAKNDNERSYYDWMGFVGNLIGVGALLFLPFMGYLLAYELCDYDASICPYMMADQLSMFFEMQGAMVGLIFLASNYYIWLSMKRIEGVERVRMSVLTVLVMLALPGVMTYAWTIFPAPDPRSLAVLVPLVLAPAILGKIVPPLGRLAVSSRAVIKVGFLMVVVGNAIWMTPHGFVATQALATEHLELPSDWGFLALMPAKNAAAFTLVFVTVVNYVLYNRAIRQGTIVWGKIDFASQFVLIFLAFSAIWTMGLMGAVRSLVKKYFHTYNLVPDFTAESFTPTLTYSAWWVTGITLAFYLIVSFAIILTLRVSEAKAHAHEAKPVPAGAE